A single Thermosynechococcus vestitus BP-1 DNA region contains:
- the psbV gene encoding photosystem II cytochrome c-550 has product MLKKCVWLAVALCLCLWQFTMGTALAAELTPEVLTVPLNSEGKTITLTEKQYLEGKRLFQYACASCHVGGITKTNPSLDLRTETLALATPPRDNIEGLVDYMKNPTTYDGEQEIAEVHPSLRSADIFPKMRNLTEKDLVAIAGHILVEPKILGDKWGGGKVYY; this is encoded by the coding sequence ATGTTAAAAAAATGCGTTTGGCTTGCGGTCGCTCTCTGCCTCTGCCTCTGGCAATTCACCATGGGCACAGCACTGGCCGCCGAACTGACCCCTGAAGTCTTGACTGTCCCCCTCAACAGCGAGGGCAAAACGATTACGCTGACGGAAAAACAATACCTAGAGGGTAAGCGCCTCTTCCAGTATGCCTGTGCCTCCTGCCACGTGGGGGGGATCACGAAAACGAACCCCAGCTTGGATTTGCGTACGGAAACCCTTGCCCTAGCCACGCCGCCCCGGGATAACATTGAAGGCTTGGTGGACTACATGAAGAACCCCACCACCTACGATGGTGAGCAAGAAATTGCTGAGGTGCACCCCAGTCTGCGCAGTGCCGACATTTTTCCGAAAATGCGGAACTTGACGGAGAAGGATTTGGTGGCGATCGCCGGCCATATTCTCGTCGAGCCCAAAATCTTGGGTGATAAATGGGGCGGTGGCAAAGTGTATTACTAA
- a CDS encoding glucose-1-phosphate adenylyltransferase, translating into MKRVLAIILGGGAGTRLYPLTKRRAKPAVPLAGKYRLIDIPVSNCINSEIHNIYVLTQFNSASLNRHIARTYTFPGLTGGFVEVLAAQQTPENPNWFQGTADAVRQYLWLLADWDVDEYLILSGDHLYRMDYRLFVQRHRDTGADVTLSVLPVEEKAASGFGLLKVDGTGRVTDFREKPTGDALRDMRVDTTRYGLTIEEAHRKPYIASMGIYVFKRQVLIDLLQQMADATDFGKEIIPAAARSHLVQTYLFNGYWEDIGTIGSFYEANLALTQQPQPPFSFYDENAPIYTRPRYLPPSKILSSTITESIISEGCILKECQVHRSVLGVRSRVESGCVIDHSLLMGADYYQDSAQRSQLRLQHKIPIGIGANSVIRRAIVDKNACIGRDVKIINKDNVEESNREDQGFYIRSGVVVIIKNAVIPDGTII; encoded by the coding sequence ATGAAACGAGTCCTGGCGATTATCCTTGGGGGCGGTGCCGGAACACGTCTGTATCCCTTGACCAAGCGTCGCGCTAAGCCTGCGGTTCCCCTTGCTGGAAAATATCGCCTCATTGATATTCCGGTGAGCAATTGCATCAACTCCGAAATCCATAACATTTACGTCCTTACCCAATTCAACTCGGCCTCCCTCAATCGTCACATTGCCCGTACCTACACCTTTCCCGGCCTGACGGGCGGCTTTGTCGAAGTTTTGGCCGCCCAACAAACCCCCGAAAATCCCAACTGGTTTCAGGGCACGGCTGATGCGGTACGTCAATACCTGTGGCTGTTGGCGGACTGGGATGTGGATGAATACCTGATTCTTTCAGGAGATCACCTCTACCGCATGGACTATCGCCTGTTTGTCCAACGCCACCGCGACACCGGCGCCGATGTTACCCTTTCCGTTCTGCCGGTGGAGGAAAAGGCCGCCTCTGGTTTTGGCCTCCTTAAGGTGGATGGTACGGGGCGAGTAACTGACTTTCGCGAGAAGCCCACCGGGGATGCCCTCCGGGATATGCGAGTGGACACAACCCGCTATGGCCTAACCATCGAGGAAGCCCATCGCAAACCCTACATTGCCTCGATGGGGATTTATGTCTTCAAGCGGCAAGTCCTCATTGACCTTTTGCAGCAGATGGCCGATGCCACGGACTTTGGCAAAGAAATCATCCCCGCTGCAGCCCGTTCCCACCTTGTCCAAACCTATCTTTTCAATGGCTATTGGGAAGATATTGGCACCATTGGCTCCTTCTACGAAGCCAACCTTGCCCTCACCCAACAGCCGCAGCCGCCCTTTAGCTTCTACGATGAAAACGCCCCCATCTATACCCGTCCCCGCTATTTGCCCCCCAGTAAGATTCTCAGTTCCACCATCACGGAGTCCATCATTAGTGAGGGCTGTATCCTCAAGGAATGCCAAGTTCACCGCTCGGTCTTGGGCGTGCGATCGCGGGTGGAATCCGGCTGTGTCATTGATCACTCCCTGCTGATGGGGGCAGACTACTACCAAGACTCAGCTCAGCGCAGCCAGCTACGGCTGCAACATAAAATCCCCATCGGCATTGGGGCCAACAGTGTCATTCGCCGGGCAATTGTGGATAAAAATGCCTGCATTGGCCGCGATGTCAAAATCATCAACAAAGATAACGTTGAAGAATCCAATCGAGAGGATCAGGGATTCTATATTCGCAGCGGTGTGGTTGTCATCATCAAAAATGCCGTGATTCCCGACGGCACCATTATCTAA
- a CDS encoding NAD(P)H-quinone oxidoreductase subunit H, giving the protein MPKIETRTEPMVINMGPHHPSMHGVLRLMVTLDGEDVIDCEPVIGYLHRGMEKIAENRTNIMFIPYVSRWDYAAGMFNEAVTVNAPEKLAGIPVPKRASYIRVIMLELNRIANHLLWLGPFLADVGAQTPFFYIFREREYIYDLFEAATGMRFINNNYFRIGGVAADLTYGWVTKCRDFCDYFLPKVDEYERLITNNPIFVRRLQGVGKISREEAINWGLSGPMLRASGVKWDLRKVDHYECYDDFDWDVPVATEGDCLARYIVRIQEMRESVKIIRQALDGLPGGPYENLEAKRMLEGAKSEWNGFDYQYIGKKLSPTFKIPKGEHYVRVESGKGELGIYLIGDDNVFPWRWKIRPPDFNNLQVLPQLLKGMKVADIVAILGSIDVIMGSVDR; this is encoded by the coding sequence ATGCCCAAGATAGAGACTCGCACTGAACCCATGGTCATCAACATGGGGCCGCACCATCCCTCAATGCACGGGGTGTTGCGATTAATGGTGACCCTTGATGGCGAAGATGTGATTGACTGCGAGCCGGTGATTGGCTACCTCCATCGCGGTATGGAGAAAATTGCCGAAAACCGCACTAACATCATGTTCATTCCCTACGTCAGTCGTTGGGACTATGCCGCAGGAATGTTTAACGAAGCGGTCACCGTTAATGCGCCAGAAAAATTGGCGGGGATTCCTGTGCCCAAACGCGCCAGCTATATCCGCGTGATCATGCTGGAGTTGAACCGCATTGCCAATCACCTCCTGTGGTTAGGCCCCTTCTTGGCGGACGTGGGTGCCCAGACGCCCTTTTTCTATATCTTTCGCGAGCGGGAGTACATCTACGATCTCTTTGAAGCCGCCACAGGGATGCGCTTCATCAACAACAACTACTTCCGCATCGGGGGAGTGGCCGCCGACCTCACCTATGGCTGGGTAACGAAATGCCGTGACTTTTGCGACTACTTCCTACCCAAAGTTGATGAGTACGAGCGCCTGATCACCAACAACCCCATCTTTGTGCGTCGTCTACAAGGGGTGGGCAAAATTAGCCGTGAGGAGGCCATTAACTGGGGGCTATCGGGGCCGATGCTGCGGGCATCTGGTGTGAAGTGGGATCTGCGCAAGGTGGACCACTACGAGTGCTATGACGATTTTGACTGGGATGTCCCTGTGGCCACTGAAGGCGATTGCCTTGCTCGCTACATTGTCCGTATTCAGGAAATGCGCGAATCGGTGAAGATCATTCGCCAGGCCTTGGATGGCCTGCCCGGTGGCCCCTACGAAAACCTAGAAGCTAAACGGATGCTTGAGGGTGCCAAATCAGAGTGGAACGGCTTTGACTATCAGTACATTGGCAAGAAGCTGTCTCCCACCTTCAAAATTCCTAAGGGGGAGCACTATGTGCGGGTTGAATCGGGCAAAGGGGAGCTGGGCATTTATCTCATTGGAGATGACAACGTCTTCCCTTGGCGCTGGAAGATTCGTCCACCGGATTTCAATAACCTGCAAGTGCTGCCCCAATTGCTGAAGGGGATGAAAGTGGCCGATATTGTTGCTATCCTTGGCAGTATCGATGTGATTATGGGATCCGTCGATCGCTAG
- a CDS encoding peroxiredoxin-like family protein — protein sequence MAVQLPFLTSTNFSGLFNERFWQNAWPLPPQNELKRGALVPDVALPGVGLSDRVRLSNEWKKQPLLLVFTRIFTAHQYCPLCYPYLKTLNENHETFQGKGVAVLVVTSTDAQQSEKVKADMALKMPLLYDPSCQVFRKYRTGQALGAPLPAQFLIDQEGKLHYKHLFSFLEPNAPLERLFQEIDALAQGATVTTAA from the coding sequence ATGGCTGTTCAATTACCGTTCCTGACCTCCACCAACTTCAGTGGCCTCTTTAATGAGCGGTTTTGGCAAAATGCCTGGCCACTGCCCCCCCAAAATGAACTGAAGCGGGGGGCGCTGGTTCCAGACGTGGCGCTACCTGGTGTCGGGCTAAGTGACCGCGTTCGCCTTTCAAATGAGTGGAAAAAGCAGCCACTCCTGTTGGTGTTTACCCGTATCTTCACAGCGCATCAATACTGCCCGCTGTGCTACCCCTATCTCAAGACCTTGAATGAAAACCATGAAACCTTTCAAGGCAAGGGCGTGGCTGTTCTCGTGGTCACCAGTACCGATGCCCAGCAAAGTGAGAAGGTCAAGGCGGATATGGCCCTAAAGATGCCCCTGCTCTATGACCCCAGTTGCCAAGTCTTTCGCAAATACCGCACGGGTCAAGCCTTGGGGGCACCGTTGCCGGCCCAGTTTCTCATTGACCAGGAAGGCAAGCTCCACTACAAGCATCTCTTCTCGTTTTTAGAACCCAATGCTCCCCTAGAGCGCCTGTTTCAGGAAATTGACGCTTTAGCTCAGGGGGCAACAGTAACGACAGCAGCCTAG
- a CDS encoding DUF697 domain-containing protein — translation MIERSPAHSLLTELQGTIDDLEDYQSALSYEAAKTALEKLLWECKATGTGKASLRRAIADLEAMLDKLHHGVVQIAVFGMVGRGKSSLLNALLGEPYFATGPIHGVTQEEASALWQISEAQRGNPIRLIDTPGLDEVNGAAREQLARQVAAQADLILFVIAGDLTRLEYQALSELRQAGKPMILVFNKVDQYPEADRAAIYAKIRDERVKELLSPEEIVMVAAAPLVPQVQRDSQGRVQVKMTVGPPQVESLKRKILEVLGREGKALIALNSMLFANRVSEELARYKLELRDQEANQLIWKGAVAKALAIALNPVTVLDMVSSAVIDLTTIQLLSRLYDIELTEAGAKELLQTIALAMGSISLGEFAVNLGLSSLKGLLGLATPMSGGIALGPYLSVAMTQAGIAGFSSYTMGQVAKTYFANGAGWGTAGPKTVVQQILSQLDQRHILNRLKLEIQEQLYPR, via the coding sequence GTGATAGAGCGATCGCCCGCGCATTCTCTCCTGACGGAGCTTCAAGGGACCATTGATGACCTTGAGGACTACCAAAGCGCCCTTAGCTATGAAGCAGCCAAGACTGCTCTGGAAAAATTGCTGTGGGAGTGCAAAGCCACGGGCACCGGAAAAGCCTCCCTCCGGCGGGCGATCGCCGACCTCGAAGCCATGCTCGACAAGCTCCACCATGGGGTGGTGCAAATTGCTGTCTTTGGCATGGTGGGGCGGGGAAAGTCCTCCCTGCTCAATGCGCTGCTCGGGGAACCCTACTTTGCCACTGGACCCATTCATGGCGTTACCCAAGAGGAAGCCAGTGCCCTTTGGCAAATCTCTGAGGCCCAGCGGGGCAATCCCATTCGCCTGATTGATACACCGGGGTTAGATGAAGTCAATGGTGCCGCCCGCGAGCAACTGGCACGGCAGGTGGCTGCCCAAGCGGATTTGATCCTCTTTGTCATTGCCGGGGACTTGACCCGTCTTGAATACCAAGCCCTTAGCGAGTTGCGGCAAGCCGGCAAGCCAATGATTCTGGTCTTTAACAAGGTGGATCAGTATCCAGAGGCCGATCGCGCGGCCATCTATGCCAAAATCCGCGATGAGCGCGTCAAGGAACTCCTCTCCCCCGAAGAAATTGTCATGGTGGCGGCAGCACCCCTTGTGCCCCAGGTGCAGCGGGATAGCCAAGGACGGGTACAGGTGAAAATGACGGTCGGTCCTCCCCAAGTGGAATCCCTCAAACGGAAAATCTTGGAGGTCCTAGGGCGGGAAGGGAAAGCTCTGATTGCTCTCAATTCAATGCTCTTTGCCAATCGAGTGAGTGAAGAATTGGCCCGCTACAAGCTGGAACTGCGGGATCAGGAGGCCAACCAACTGATTTGGAAAGGGGCTGTTGCTAAGGCGCTGGCGATCGCCCTCAACCCAGTCACCGTTCTCGATATGGTCAGCAGTGCGGTCATTGACTTGACGACGATTCAACTGCTCTCGCGCCTCTACGACATTGAACTCACAGAAGCAGGGGCCAAAGAACTGCTCCAAACGATTGCCCTTGCCATGGGCAGCATTAGTTTAGGGGAATTTGCCGTTAATTTGGGACTGAGTTCCCTCAAGGGACTTTTAGGATTGGCGACGCCAATGAGCGGTGGCATTGCCCTTGGCCCTTATTTATCGGTGGCGATGACCCAGGCGGGGATAGCGGGCTTTTCCTCCTACACGATGGGACAAGTGGCCAAAACCTATTTTGCCAACGGTGCAGGCTGGGGGACTGCAGGGCCAAAAACGGTTGTTCAGCAAATCCTCAGTCAACTGGATCAGCGCCATATCCTCAATCGGCTGAAGTTGGAAATTCAGGAGCAGTTGTACCCCCGTTGA
- a CDS encoding FGGY-family carbohydrate kinase, which produces MGQAVTALGIDFGTSGARAIAIDPEGNVLATARRPLHQPDRPQEWAATLRALILEMPSAIRRQIRRIAIDGTSSTVFLCDAQGQPSSPVLLYNDDRAQDHLQRLRQIVAADHLVLSATSSLVKLLWLQTHYATANVVFLHQADWLAFLLHGQLGISDWHNALKLGYDPAKEAYPDWFSHPILAPLQPLLPQVVPPGTVVGEVTATDLGLSPECQVCAGTTDSIAAFLASGASEVGEAVTSLGSTLVLKLLSTSRVEDLTAGIYSHRLGDRWLVGGASNCGAAILAQFFTPEELERLSVQIDVSQPTGLDYYPLLKRGERFPINDPHLEPRLEPRPNDPRLFLQGLLESLSRIEAQGYAQLQRLGASPLKQVWTAGGGARNPAWLALRQQYLGVPVAISPHTEAAYGTARLAQLNGGTTAPEFPTSAD; this is translated from the coding sequence ATGGGGCAAGCAGTCACCGCCCTAGGCATTGATTTTGGAACCTCGGGGGCGCGGGCGATCGCCATCGATCCTGAGGGCAATGTTCTGGCCACTGCCCGTCGGCCGCTGCACCAGCCGGATCGACCCCAAGAATGGGCAGCCACATTGCGGGCGTTGATTTTAGAAATGCCAAGCGCTATCCGTCGGCAAATTCGGCGGATTGCAATTGATGGGACCTCGAGCACCGTTTTCCTCTGTGATGCTCAGGGGCAGCCCTCCTCACCCGTCCTTTTGTACAACGACGATCGCGCCCAAGATCATCTTCAACGGTTGCGGCAGATTGTAGCCGCAGATCACCTTGTCCTTAGTGCCACCAGTAGTCTGGTCAAGTTGTTGTGGCTCCAGACCCACTATGCCACTGCCAATGTCGTTTTCCTACACCAAGCTGACTGGCTAGCCTTCTTACTTCACGGTCAACTGGGGATTTCCGACTGGCACAATGCCCTGAAGTTGGGCTATGACCCAGCAAAGGAAGCCTACCCCGACTGGTTCAGCCACCCCATACTTGCACCCTTGCAGCCCCTGCTGCCCCAGGTCGTTCCCCCGGGGACGGTTGTGGGAGAGGTGACAGCCACTGATTTAGGCTTGTCTCCAGAGTGTCAGGTGTGTGCGGGGACGACCGATAGCATTGCCGCCTTCTTGGCTAGTGGTGCCTCTGAGGTGGGTGAAGCGGTGACCTCCTTGGGCTCAACCCTTGTGCTGAAGCTTTTGAGTACCTCTAGGGTAGAGGATTTGACAGCAGGCATCTATAGTCATCGCTTGGGCGATCGCTGGCTAGTGGGGGGCGCGTCCAACTGCGGTGCGGCAATTTTAGCCCAGTTTTTTACCCCAGAGGAACTCGAACGCCTCAGTGTCCAAATAGATGTCAGTCAACCCACGGGTTTAGACTACTATCCCCTCCTCAAGCGGGGTGAGCGCTTTCCCATCAATGATCCTCACCTAGAGCCGCGCCTAGAACCCCGGCCCAACGACCCTCGCCTCTTTTTGCAGGGACTCCTTGAAAGTCTCAGTCGCATTGAAGCCCAAGGCTATGCCCAATTGCAGCGTTTGGGGGCCTCACCGCTGAAACAGGTCTGGACAGCGGGCGGGGGTGCCCGTAATCCAGCATGGTTAGCGCTGCGCCAGCAATACCTAGGGGTTCCGGTGGCCATTTCACCCCACACTGAGGCCGCCTATGGAACAGCGCGTCTGGCCCAACTCAACGGGGGTACAACTGCTCCTGAATTTCCAACTTCAGCCGATTGA
- a CDS encoding CRR6 family NdhI maturation factor produces MAIAIQLTPDQIDRLDLSPLEHVLAPLIAQQQLLAHHQALRFTINYPRPVDEPDLELSELAPVRLWFIRADVCYPWLPYLLDWSAGELVRYGAMLVPHEFHPQQGIIFNPQALDIFVMAKVFTLWQWLQRQGYPAVEKIKGMAAMFGYELDSELFTLLQ; encoded by the coding sequence GTGGCGATCGCAATCCAGTTAACCCCAGATCAAATTGATCGTCTGGACTTATCTCCCCTAGAACACGTGCTTGCCCCGCTGATTGCACAGCAGCAGCTTCTCGCTCATCATCAAGCGCTGCGTTTTACGATTAATTATCCGCGGCCAGTGGATGAGCCTGATTTAGAACTTTCGGAATTAGCACCGGTGCGCCTTTGGTTTATTCGTGCCGATGTGTGCTATCCCTGGCTACCCTACTTACTGGATTGGTCAGCCGGTGAACTGGTGCGTTATGGGGCGATGCTGGTGCCCCACGAATTTCATCCGCAGCAGGGGATTATCTTCAACCCCCAAGCCCTTGATATTTTTGTGATGGCCAAGGTGTTTACCCTTTGGCAATGGCTACAGAGACAGGGCTATCCTGCTGTTGAAAAAATTAAAGGCATGGCGGCGATGTTTGGCTATGAGCTCGATAGCGAGCTCTTTACGCTCCTTCAATAA
- a CDS encoding NifU family protein, with protein MAATLELSQENVEKVLDELRPYLMADGGNVELVEIEGPVVRLRLQGACGACPSSTMTLRMGIERKLKESIPEIAEVQQVL; from the coding sequence ATGGCTGCAACCCTGGAATTGAGTCAAGAAAACGTCGAAAAAGTCCTTGATGAACTCCGCCCCTATTTGATGGCCGATGGCGGCAATGTCGAACTCGTGGAAATTGAAGGGCCGGTGGTACGGCTGCGTTTACAGGGGGCTTGTGGTGCTTGCCCCAGCTCAACCATGACGCTGCGCATGGGCATTGAGCGCAAGTTAAAGGAATCCATTCCAGAGATTGCTGAAGTCCAGCAGGTTCTCTAA
- the efp gene encoding elongation factor P, translating into MISSNDFRPGVSIELDGAVWRVVEFLHVKPGKGSAFVRTKLKNVQTGNVIERTFRAGETVPQATLEKRTMQHTYKDGEDYVFMDMESYEEARLTPAQVGDRAKYLKEGMEVNIVKWGEQVLEVELPNSVVLEVVQTDPGVKGDTATGGSKPAIVETGAQVMVPLFISVGERIRIDTRSDTYLGRE; encoded by the coding sequence ATGATTTCCAGTAATGATTTTCGCCCCGGTGTAAGTATTGAGCTGGATGGTGCCGTCTGGCGAGTCGTCGAGTTTTTGCACGTCAAACCCGGTAAGGGTTCCGCCTTTGTACGGACAAAGTTAAAGAATGTGCAAACAGGCAACGTGATTGAGCGCACCTTCCGCGCCGGCGAGACCGTTCCCCAAGCCACCCTTGAAAAACGCACCATGCAGCATACCTACAAAGATGGCGAAGACTATGTCTTTATGGACATGGAAAGCTATGAGGAAGCTCGCCTCACGCCCGCACAAGTGGGCGATCGCGCCAAGTATCTTAAGGAAGGCATGGAGGTCAATATCGTCAAATGGGGTGAGCAAGTCCTTGAGGTGGAGCTACCCAACTCCGTTGTTTTAGAAGTGGTGCAAACCGATCCAGGAGTTAAAGGAGATACCGCCACCGGTGGCTCAAAACCCGCCATTGTCGAAACGGGTGCCCAAGTCATGGTACCGTTGTTTATCTCCGTCGGCGAGCGGATTCGCATTGACACTCGCTCAGATACGTATCTTGGCCGCGAATAG
- the accB gene encoding acetyl-CoA carboxylase biotin carboxyl carrier protein, whose amino-acid sequence MGVELDLNQVRELLLMFDQTSVTELNLKSGELELQLRKREQISGSAPVVVAPAPASTVTPTPAPPPALSPDPEPTPPPANRKTVDIVAPMVGTFYRAPAPDEPPFVEVGDTVKKGQVVCIIEAMKLMNEIEAEVNGQVVEILVQNAEPIEYGQTLMRILPN is encoded by the coding sequence ATGGGTGTGGAGCTTGACCTCAACCAAGTACGCGAACTGCTATTAATGTTTGACCAAACCAGCGTCACCGAACTCAACCTCAAAAGTGGCGAACTGGAACTTCAACTCCGCAAGCGTGAGCAGATCAGTGGCAGCGCCCCTGTGGTTGTGGCTCCAGCTCCGGCATCCACGGTCACGCCCACCCCTGCGCCCCCTCCAGCCCTTAGCCCCGATCCGGAACCAACGCCACCCCCTGCCAATCGCAAAACCGTAGATATTGTGGCGCCAATGGTCGGAACCTTTTATCGTGCCCCCGCTCCCGATGAACCCCCCTTTGTTGAAGTGGGTGACACAGTCAAAAAAGGCCAAGTGGTTTGCATCATTGAAGCCATGAAGCTGATGAACGAAATTGAAGCCGAAGTCAATGGCCAAGTGGTGGAAATTCTGGTGCAAAATGCTGAACCAATTGAGTATGGCCAAACTTTAATGCGCATTTTGCCTAACTAA
- the ilvB gene encoding biosynthetic-type acetolactate synthase large subunit: protein MQATGAYILIDTLCRHGVKHIFGYPGGAILPIYDELYRAESKGIIQHILVRHEQGAAHAADGYARATGQVGVCFATSGPGATNLVTGIATAHMDSIPLLVITGQVPRSAIGTDAFQETDIFGITLPIVKHSYVVRAAKDMARIIAEAIYIATTGRPGPVLVDIPKDVGLEVCEYEPVEPGQVKLRGYRPTIRGNARQIAQAVQLIREAKRPLLYVGGGAITAGAHEEVLKLAELFQIPVTTTLMGKGAFPESHPLSVGMLGMHGTAYANFAVSECDLLIAVGARFDDRVTGKLDEFASRAKVIHIDIDPAEVGKNRVPDVPIVGSVKPVLQQLLKHIEDSGQAVEPQTQAWLERITIWKQDYPLIVPQPSGELSPQEVIVAFGRHAPDAYYTTDVGQHQMWAAQFLKNGPRRWISSAGLGTMGFGMPAAMGVKVALPDQQVICISGDASFQMNSQELATLAQYGIAVKTVIINNFWQGMVRQWQQAFYEERYSHSNMAEGMPDFVKLAEAYGVKGLRVSDRQDLDAIVQEVLAYDGPVLLDAHVTRDENCYPMVAPGKPNSQMLGLPEAKVLEKAAELVYCANCGAKTISTHRFCPECGSKL, encoded by the coding sequence GTGCAAGCAACTGGAGCATACATTCTGATTGATACCCTATGCCGTCACGGTGTTAAGCATATTTTTGGATATCCTGGTGGGGCCATTTTACCGATTTATGATGAACTTTACCGTGCTGAGTCCAAGGGCATCATTCAGCACATTCTGGTGCGCCACGAACAGGGGGCAGCCCATGCTGCTGACGGCTACGCCCGTGCCACAGGTCAGGTGGGGGTGTGTTTTGCGACTTCCGGACCAGGGGCAACAAACTTAGTTACAGGCATTGCCACAGCCCACATGGATTCAATTCCACTGCTGGTGATCACGGGTCAGGTACCTCGCTCTGCCATTGGCACCGATGCCTTTCAAGAAACCGATATTTTTGGCATTACGCTGCCCATTGTTAAACACTCCTACGTGGTGCGTGCAGCTAAGGACATGGCACGGATCATTGCTGAGGCGATCTACATTGCCACCACTGGTCGACCGGGACCCGTGCTTGTGGATATTCCCAAGGATGTGGGGTTAGAGGTCTGTGAGTATGAGCCGGTCGAGCCGGGGCAGGTGAAGCTGCGGGGCTATCGCCCCACGATTCGCGGCAATGCCCGTCAAATTGCCCAAGCGGTCCAATTGATTCGTGAGGCCAAGCGACCGTTGCTTTATGTGGGGGGCGGGGCAATTACAGCGGGTGCTCACGAGGAGGTCCTCAAGTTAGCCGAGCTCTTCCAGATTCCAGTGACCACAACACTCATGGGGAAGGGGGCTTTTCCTGAATCCCATCCCCTCTCTGTGGGTATGTTGGGGATGCATGGCACCGCCTATGCCAACTTTGCCGTCAGTGAATGCGATCTCCTGATTGCGGTGGGGGCGCGCTTTGACGATCGCGTCACCGGTAAGCTGGACGAGTTTGCCTCCCGCGCTAAGGTCATTCACATTGACATTGATCCTGCTGAGGTGGGCAAAAACCGTGTCCCTGATGTGCCGATTGTGGGCAGCGTTAAACCAGTGCTGCAGCAGCTCCTCAAGCACATTGAAGACAGTGGTCAAGCGGTTGAACCTCAGACCCAAGCCTGGTTAGAGCGGATTACTATCTGGAAGCAGGATTATCCCCTCATTGTGCCCCAACCCAGTGGTGAACTCTCACCGCAGGAGGTGATTGTCGCTTTTGGCCGTCACGCCCCCGATGCCTATTACACCACTGATGTGGGTCAGCACCAGATGTGGGCAGCACAATTCCTGAAAAATGGCCCTCGGCGTTGGATCTCCAGTGCGGGCTTGGGCACAATGGGCTTTGGTATGCCTGCGGCCATGGGGGTCAAAGTAGCTTTGCCGGATCAACAGGTGATTTGTATTAGTGGCGATGCCAGTTTCCAGATGAATTCCCAAGAGCTGGCTACACTGGCTCAGTACGGTATTGCTGTCAAGACTGTCATTATTAACAACTTCTGGCAGGGAATGGTGCGGCAGTGGCAGCAGGCCTTTTATGAGGAGCGGTATTCCCATTCCAATATGGCCGAGGGAATGCCCGATTTTGTGAAATTGGCGGAGGCCTATGGGGTTAAGGGGCTACGGGTGAGCGATCGCCAGGATTTGGATGCCATTGTCCAAGAGGTTTTGGCCTACGATGGGCCAGTACTGCTGGATGCCCATGTCACCCGCGATGAAAACTGCTACCCAATGGTTGCCCCCGGCAAGCCTAACTCTCAAATGCTCGGTCTGCCGGAAGCCAAGGTTCTTGAAAAGGCTGCTGAACTGGTCTACTGTGCCAATTGTGGAGCCAAGACGATTTCAACCCATCGCTTTTGTCCAGAGTGTGGCAGCAAGCTCTAG